CCCGTCTCTACGCCGAACTCAACATAAACAACGACTCGAAGAAGTGAAAACACCCGTCCGAACTCCCGACAGTACCACACGCGAAACAGTCTCGTGAGAGTGAATTTCGACTAAAAACGAATGTTCGTGCCCCTAATTTATTCTCTTACATCTTGTATATTTGTCGTTATATGCGCCTCGTTCACGTTCTCATCCCGATTGGAAGACTGGAAGACGTTCTCGACGAGTTGGACGACGAAGGAATCGACTACGCGGTGAGCGAAGAGATTGGCAGAGGCGAGTACGAAGCACAGGTTTCGTTTCCGCTTCCGACCAGCGCAGTCGAACCGGTGTTGAACCGACTGCGAAGCGTCGGACTCGAAGAAGACGGCTACACCATCGTCGTCTCCGCCGAAACAGTCGTCTCGAAGCGATTCAATGAGACCAAATCCAAGTACACTGACCTGACGCTCTCGCGTGCAGAACTCGTCTCGCGGGCTGAAGATATGGCACCGCCGCTCTCGACGTTCGTCATCATGACCATCGTCAGTGCGGTCGTCGCGACGACGGGCTTGCTCTCGAACTCGGCGGCGGTCATCATTGGGGCGATGATTATCGCACCGGTGATGGGGCCCGCAATCTCGGCCTCCGTCGGGAGCGTGCTGTACGAACCGAAACTGTTCCGCCGAGGGGTTGGGTTGCAGGTGTTCGGCGTGTTACTCGCCATCGCGAGTGGCCTCGTCTTCTCACTTCTCGTCAAAGAGACCCTGTTGGTTCCCCCCGGATTCAACCCGATAGAGGTCCCGCAGGTCCAAGAACGTCTGACACCGAACATCCTCTCGTTGGTCCTCGCGGTGGGCGCCGGCGTCGCCGCCGTGTTCAGTCTCACTCGCGGGGTCTCGTCTGTGCTCGTCGGCGCGATGATTGCCGTCGCGCTGGTTCCGCCCGCTGCCACCGTCGGCATCGGCATCGCGTGGAACGCGCCGCTCGCGATTTTGGAGGCGGGCACGCTCTTGCTCGTGAACATCCTCGCGGTGAACCTCGTCGCGCTCAGTCTCCTGTGGTTGAGTGGGTACCGCCCCGTCTCCGAAGACCGAGAGGGATACGCTCGTAAACGGACGATTCAACTGCTCGGAATCATCACGTTCGCACTCCTCGTCTTAGGAATCGTCCTCGTAGGTGTCACGCTCCTCTCGGTGGCCGATGCCCAGTTCAAGGAGAATCTAAACGACGAAATCGCCGGCGTTCTCACCCAAAACGAGTACCGGAACGTCCGACTCGTCGAGGTGCACATCGACGTCTCACCCGTTCAGGGAATCCTGTTCAGTGAAGAACCCGAAGTGACGATTCTGGTCGACTCGCCCGGTGGCATCCCACCCAGTGGGTTGGCCGAAGAGATTCGGACCACGATCAAAGAAGAACAGGGGTACGACGTCATCGTCGTCATCGAGGCAGTCGATGTGTCACTCCCTGCTGACGACGAGGCGACGATGACAGAGCGGGTTGCCGCACCGCTCCTGCCGGCAGCCTAACTACTCGACGACGAGTCGCTCTTTCTCCGCAACTGCGTCTGCTTCCTCGAAGTCGCCGCCACCAAGGAGGCCGCGCGCAGCGCGTTTGCCCCACTCGACGGCCGGTTGGACGAAGGTGTCGACGCTGGCGAGTTCGCCGTAGAGGACACACGCTGCTTCCATCGCGTAGAGGAGTTCGCCGAGCCCGTACTCGTCGACGCGTTCGATTTCGATGCGGACGTTCGGGCGTCCGGCGGCGACGAGACTCGCTTCTGTGGCCTCGAACTCGGCGTCGAGGAGTTCGCCGAG
The genomic region above belongs to Haloferax marinisediminis and contains:
- a CDS encoding TIGR00341 family protein, translating into MRLVHVLIPIGRLEDVLDELDDEGIDYAVSEEIGRGEYEAQVSFPLPTSAVEPVLNRLRSVGLEEDGYTIVVSAETVVSKRFNETKSKYTDLTLSRAELVSRAEDMAPPLSTFVIMTIVSAVVATTGLLSNSAAVIIGAMIIAPVMGPAISASVGSVLYEPKLFRRGVGLQVFGVLLAIASGLVFSLLVKETLLVPPGFNPIEVPQVQERLTPNILSLVLAVGAGVAAVFSLTRGVSSVLVGAMIAVALVPPAATVGIGIAWNAPLAILEAGTLLLVNILAVNLVALSLLWLSGYRPVSEDREGYARKRTIQLLGIITFALLVLGIVLVGVTLLSVADAQFKENLNDEIAGVLTQNEYRNVRLVEVHIDVSPVQGILFSEEPEVTILVDSPGGIPPSGLAEEIRTTIKEEQGYDVIVVIEAVDVSLPADDEATMTERVAAPLLPAA